A part of Silvimonas soli genomic DNA contains:
- a CDS encoding glycoside hydrolase family 1 protein, whose protein sequence is MFHRKLKDFPEGFLWGAASAAYQVEGAWNVDGKGPSVWDSFTKIPGKTFQGSNGDVAVDHYHRFAEDVALMAQMGMKAYRFSVSWPRIYPQGRGAVNEAGLAFYERLIDELIAHGIEPVLTLYHWDLPQALQDEYGGWESREIIADFERYCVTLFQRFGGKVKYWVSLNEQNFNFTNAFQLGTHPPGVEDRKRFFAANHLAFLANATVIAAFRKHVPTGQIGPSFAYSPAYPASSAPADILAFENADEFTNYWWLDVYCFGRYPQAALHYLQQTGEAPQIEPGDLEIFQRGLPDFVGVNYYYTTTFTENPLDGVGMKRINTTGQKGTTPSSGVPGLYRTAANPNLETSNWDWAIDPTGLRIALRRISSRYALPMMITENGLGEFDTLQADDTIHDAYRIAYLKGHLEACQQAISDGVQLLGYCAWSFTDILSWLNGYQKRYGFVYVDRDETHEKNLRRIPKDSFYWYRDVIASNGKKL, encoded by the coding sequence ATGTTTCATCGCAAGTTGAAAGACTTTCCCGAAGGTTTCTTGTGGGGCGCTGCCTCGGCGGCTTACCAGGTAGAAGGCGCCTGGAATGTTGACGGCAAAGGTCCGTCGGTTTGGGATTCTTTTACCAAGATTCCTGGCAAGACATTTCAGGGTAGCAATGGCGATGTGGCGGTCGATCACTATCACCGCTTTGCTGAAGATGTCGCGCTCATGGCGCAAATGGGCATGAAGGCGTATCGCTTCTCGGTGAGCTGGCCACGCATTTATCCGCAAGGGCGCGGCGCGGTTAACGAGGCTGGCCTGGCCTTTTACGAACGCCTGATCGATGAGTTGATCGCTCACGGCATTGAACCCGTGCTCACGCTGTATCACTGGGATTTGCCCCAAGCCTTGCAGGACGAATACGGCGGCTGGGAAAGCCGCGAGATCATTGCGGATTTCGAACGCTATTGCGTCACCTTGTTTCAGCGCTTTGGCGGCAAGGTTAAATATTGGGTTTCTCTGAACGAGCAGAACTTCAACTTCACCAACGCTTTTCAATTGGGCACACATCCACCTGGCGTAGAAGACCGCAAGCGCTTCTTTGCCGCCAATCACCTGGCTTTTCTGGCTAATGCCACGGTCATTGCCGCATTCCGCAAGCACGTGCCCACCGGTCAGATTGGCCCGAGCTTTGCCTATTCACCCGCCTACCCGGCATCCAGCGCACCCGCTGACATCCTGGCCTTTGAAAACGCCGATGAATTCACCAATTACTGGTGGCTGGACGTCTATTGCTTTGGTCGCTATCCGCAAGCGGCGCTGCATTATTTGCAGCAAACCGGCGAAGCACCGCAGATTGAGCCGGGCGATCTGGAAATCTTCCAGCGCGGCCTGCCTGATTTTGTGGGCGTGAACTACTACTACACCACCACCTTTACCGAAAACCCGCTGGATGGCGTGGGCATGAAACGCATCAACACCACCGGCCAGAAAGGCACCACGCCATCCAGTGGCGTGCCCGGCCTGTATCGCACCGCGGCCAATCCCAATCTGGAAACATCCAACTGGGACTGGGCAATCGATCCGACTGGTTTGCGCATCGCTTTGCGCCGCATCTCCAGTCGTTACGCGTTGCCGATGATGATCACCGAAAATGGTCTGGGCGAGTTCGATACGCTACAAGCAGACGACACCATTCACGATGCCTATCGCATTGCTTATCTGAAAGGTCACCTTGAAGCCTGCCAGCAAGCGATTAGCGACGGCGTGCAGCTGCTGGGGTATTGCGCCTGGTCGTTTACCGACATCTTGAGCTGGCTGAACGGTTATCAAAAACGCTATGGCTTTGTGTATGTCGATCGCGATGAAACGCACGAAAAAAATTTACGACGAATTCCGAAAGACAGTTTTTACTGGTATCGCGATGTCATTGCCAGTAATGGCAAAAAGCTTTAA
- a CDS encoding glycoside hydrolase family 5 protein, whose amino-acid sequence MLRRFVRLLLATTVYLSAAPFTHAADLMSFWETPQYGGNSFNRLPPTKPYFDALHAYGATWVRLAYDKWQGQQHDFLIGNAGDYRGLQPTDLATLKATLDRAQAAGLKVVIAPLSLPGARWRQNNRGQLDDRLWHDPKYAQQAAAFWRDLARELKDHPAVAAYNLLNEPVPEQNGGLAGHADIAAQQAWYQQQRGGPRDLPAFYNAVIKAIREVDPLTPIMVDSGWYGAADMFSYWPGALADSRVLYSFHMYEPYEATSPDNLTRQPQYTYPSDVPVAGKTLHWDAQQVARWMQVPLDWAKARNIPPQRMVAGEFGCMRMWSGCAAYLQDVLSALDQAKIHWAFYSFREDVWDGMDYELGHFKVPDVYWTAIKLNAPDPVIRRSNSMFEPIHQRLQHITASATAAAKQ is encoded by the coding sequence ATGCTGCGCCGATTTGTCCGTTTATTGCTTGCCACTACCGTGTATTTATCGGCCGCGCCGTTCACCCATGCTGCGGATCTGATGAGCTTTTGGGAAACGCCACAATATGGCGGCAACAGCTTTAATCGCCTGCCGCCCACCAAGCCCTACTTCGACGCACTGCATGCCTATGGCGCCACGTGGGTGCGGCTAGCTTATGACAAATGGCAGGGCCAGCAGCATGACTTCCTGATCGGCAATGCTGGCGATTATCGCGGCCTGCAACCAACTGATCTGGCCACACTTAAAGCCACGCTGGATCGAGCCCAGGCTGCAGGTTTGAAAGTGGTGATTGCGCCGCTGTCTTTGCCGGGCGCTCGCTGGAGACAAAACAATCGTGGCCAGCTGGATGACCGGCTTTGGCACGATCCCAAATATGCGCAACAAGCAGCGGCTTTCTGGCGCGATCTGGCGCGCGAATTGAAAGATCATCCCGCCGTGGCTGCCTACAACCTGCTGAACGAACCGGTTCCCGAACAAAACGGTGGTCTGGCCGGGCATGCCGACATTGCCGCCCAACAAGCCTGGTATCAACAGCAACGCGGCGGCCCGCGTGATTTGCCCGCGTTTTATAACGCGGTCATCAAGGCCATTCGTGAGGTCGACCCGCTCACGCCAATCATGGTGGATTCAGGCTGGTATGGCGCCGCCGATATGTTTAGCTATTGGCCTGGTGCGCTGGCCGATTCACGCGTGCTGTACAGCTTTCACATGTATGAGCCGTATGAAGCCACCAGCCCGGACAATCTCACACGTCAGCCGCAATACACCTATCCTAGCGACGTGCCGGTGGCGGGCAAGACCCTGCATTGGGATGCACAGCAGGTTGCGCGCTGGATGCAGGTGCCGCTGGACTGGGCCAAAGCACGCAATATTCCGCCGCAACGGATGGTGGCGGGTGAGTTTGGCTGCATGCGTATGTGGTCGGGTTGCGCCGCGTATTTGCAGGATGTATTGAGCGCGCTGGATCAGGCAAAAATCCACTGGGCGTTTTACAGTTTCCGGGAAGATGTCTGGGATGGCATGGATTACGAGCTAGGTCATTTCAAAGTACCTGACGTGTATTGGACCGCCATCAAACTGAACGCACCAGACCCGGTGATTCGCCGCAGCAACTCGATGTTTGAGCCGATTCATCAACGTCTGCAGCACATCACTGCATCTGCCACTGCGGCGGCGAAGCAATAA
- a CDS encoding LysR family transcriptional regulator gives MNITLRQLRAFLAVARGGGFTEAARELNLTQSALSLLVKDLEAEIGFRLFDRTTRRVVLSQPGAEFLPAARQIFDDLQSAVRSASDLATLEKGRVRICAPQMLACTLVAPAMARYHADHPKVELKLVDTLLGNMLDAVVAGEVDFAVGPDRKNDAHLLRTPLFQSPFALWCRSDHPLASCASVAWSQLAAHSIIIMESDFSTRLLPELQTQDPTLTLTPSYTVGFVSTGLGMAGAGLGAVIAPTYVAPMAQAFNLRCVRLTGPQLSREVSVYRRPDRSLSPAAAKFLEVLKETAG, from the coding sequence ATGAATATCACTTTGCGGCAATTGCGGGCGTTTCTGGCAGTGGCGCGGGGCGGCGGTTTTACTGAGGCCGCACGCGAACTCAACCTGACGCAATCAGCGCTAAGTTTGCTGGTAAAAGACCTGGAGGCTGAAATCGGCTTCAGATTGTTTGATCGCACCACCCGCCGGGTAGTTCTGTCGCAGCCAGGCGCGGAGTTTTTGCCTGCTGCGCGGCAGATTTTTGATGACCTGCAAAGCGCGGTGCGCAGCGCGTCAGACCTGGCGACATTGGAAAAAGGGCGCGTGCGCATCTGTGCGCCGCAAATGCTGGCTTGCACCCTGGTTGCGCCAGCCATGGCGCGCTATCACGCCGACCACCCCAAAGTGGAACTCAAACTGGTCGATACGCTTCTGGGGAATATGCTCGATGCGGTAGTGGCGGGTGAGGTGGATTTTGCCGTCGGCCCCGATCGCAAAAATGACGCTCATCTCTTGCGCACGCCGTTGTTTCAGAGCCCGTTTGCGCTGTGGTGCCGGTCGGATCACCCGCTGGCCAGTTGCGCAAGCGTGGCGTGGTCACAACTGGCTGCGCATTCAATCATCATCATGGAAAGCGATTTCAGCACACGGCTGTTGCCCGAGCTACAAACGCAAGACCCGACTTTGACGCTGACTCCGTCATATACGGTCGGTTTTGTCAGCACCGGACTCGGGATGGCTGGCGCTGGCTTAGGTGCGGTGATCGCTCCGACTTATGTCGCGCCGATGGCGCAGGCGTTTAATTTGCGCTGCGTGCGACTCACCGGCCCGCAATTAAGCCGGGAAGTTTCGGTATATCGCCGCCCGGACCGGTCACTGTCGCCAGCGGCGGCAAAGTTTCTGGAAGTACTGAAAGAAACTGCCGGATAG
- the hppD gene encoding 4-hydroxyphenylpyruvate dioxygenase has translation MWDNPLGTDGFEFVEYSSANPAELAALFERLGFVAIARHRRKNVTLYRQGDINFILNAEPNSQAAQFTATHGPSANAFALRVKDAAFAVEELKKKGAKLVESGAGPMELQIPAIEGIGGALVYLVDRYGQQSIYDVDFRPIPGVDQHPAGVGLSYIDHLTHNVERGHMDLWANFYTDFFNFREIRYFDIKGKSTGLFSRAMTSPCGKIRIPINESADDKSQIAEYLRIHHGEGIQHIALATADIYGAVEALRRNEIHFLDTPDTYYEQLPKRLPDHHQDMARLQRNRILVDGEPQDKTGKEDLLLQIFTDTVIGPLFFEIIQRKGNEGFGEGNFKALFDSIEEDQRRRGVL, from the coding sequence ATGTGGGACAACCCGCTGGGTACCGATGGTTTTGAGTTTGTTGAGTATTCGTCTGCCAATCCGGCCGAACTGGCCGCGCTGTTTGAGCGACTGGGTTTTGTGGCGATTGCCCGCCACCGCCGCAAAAACGTCACGTTGTATCGCCAGGGTGATATCAATTTCATTCTGAATGCCGAACCCAACAGCCAGGCCGCACAGTTCACCGCCACGCATGGCCCGAGCGCCAATGCCTTTGCCTTGCGCGTGAAAGATGCCGCGTTTGCCGTCGAAGAGCTGAAAAAGAAAGGCGCCAAACTGGTCGAATCTGGCGCGGGCCCGATGGAATTGCAGATTCCAGCCATTGAGGGCATTGGCGGCGCGTTGGTGTATCTGGTGGATCGCTACGGCCAGCAGAGTATTTATGACGTGGACTTCCGCCCTATTCCCGGCGTGGATCAGCACCCTGCGGGCGTGGGACTAAGTTATATCGATCACCTGACCCACAATGTCGAACGCGGCCACATGGATTTGTGGGCGAACTTCTACACGGATTTCTTCAATTTCCGCGAGATTCGTTACTTCGATATCAAGGGCAAATCCACAGGATTATTCTCCCGGGCCATGACTAGCCCCTGTGGCAAGATCCGCATCCCCATCAATGAATCCGCCGACGACAAAAGCCAGATTGCCGAATACCTGCGCATTCATCACGGCGAAGGCATTCAGCACATCGCGCTGGCTACCGCGGACATTTACGGTGCCGTAGAGGCCTTGCGCCGCAACGAGATCCATTTTCTGGATACGCCCGACACCTATTACGAACAACTGCCAAAGCGCCTGCCCGATCACCATCAGGACATGGCGCGCCTGCAGCGTAACCGCATTCTGGTCGATGGCGAGCCACAAGATAAAACCGGCAAAGAAGACCTGCTGCTGCAAATCTTCACGGATACGGTCATCGGTCCGCTGTTCTTTGAAATCATCCAGCGCAAAGGTAACGAGGGCTTTGGCGAAGGTAATTTCAAGGCGCTATTTGATTCCATTGAAGAAGACCAGCGCCGACGCGGCGTGCTGTAA
- the hmgA gene encoding homogentisate 1,2-dioxygenase yields the protein MHAAGKLIYQSGFGNEFASEALPGALPQGRNSPQHCPYDLYAEQISGTAFTAPRASNRRSWLYRLRPTAGQVTNQRLEHPGFPAQLESAPAPEPLRWSPLGVPDAPTDFIDGLQLYVGNGDPALHAGFGIYLYAANRSMVDRTFCNADGEMLIVPQAGRLQLVTELGILEVEPQEIVVIPRGVRLSVQLLDESARGYVCENFGTPFRLPDLGVIGSNGLAAARDFLYPQAWFEDRDVPTQLVSKYLGHLWAGVLDHSPFDVVAWHGNYAPYKYDLRRFNTLGSVSFDHPDPSIFLVLQSISETPGVDNLDFVVFPPRVLVMQDTFRPPWFHRNVASEFMGLIHGAYDAKADGFLPGGASLHPSMTGHGPDAATVERALQADTHKADYLQNTMAFMFESRLPMRPSVAALQSPERQRDYADCWSSIAKRFKPQA from the coding sequence ATGCATGCTGCTGGCAAGTTGATTTATCAATCCGGCTTTGGCAATGAATTCGCCTCCGAGGCGCTTCCAGGCGCGTTGCCGCAAGGGCGCAATTCGCCGCAGCATTGCCCATACGACCTCTACGCCGAACAAATTTCCGGCACCGCTTTTACCGCGCCGCGGGCCAGTAATCGACGTAGCTGGTTGTATCGGCTGCGACCCACCGCCGGGCAAGTCACCAACCAGCGACTGGAGCACCCTGGTTTTCCGGCGCAACTGGAATCCGCCCCCGCGCCTGAACCCTTGCGCTGGAGCCCGCTCGGCGTGCCGGATGCACCCACCGACTTTATTGACGGTTTGCAGCTTTACGTAGGCAACGGCGACCCCGCTTTGCATGCTGGTTTTGGCATCTATCTCTATGCGGCCAACCGCAGCATGGTTGATCGAACTTTCTGCAATGCCGATGGCGAAATGCTGATCGTGCCGCAAGCAGGACGGCTGCAACTGGTCACCGAATTGGGCATTCTGGAAGTTGAACCGCAAGAGATAGTGGTGATACCGCGTGGTGTGCGCCTCAGCGTGCAACTTCTGGATGAATCGGCACGTGGGTATGTGTGCGAGAACTTTGGCACGCCATTTCGCCTGCCTGATCTCGGAGTGATCGGCTCCAATGGGCTCGCTGCAGCACGAGACTTTCTCTACCCGCAGGCGTGGTTTGAAGATCGGGACGTTCCCACTCAGCTGGTCAGCAAATATCTGGGTCACTTGTGGGCTGGCGTGCTGGATCACTCGCCGTTTGATGTGGTGGCGTGGCATGGCAATTACGCACCGTATAAATACGACTTACGCCGCTTTAACACACTGGGATCAGTGAGTTTTGACCATCCGGATCCATCCATATTTCTGGTGCTGCAGTCGATCTCGGAAACACCGGGCGTGGACAACCTGGACTTCGTGGTTTTTCCGCCGCGCGTACTGGTCATGCAAGACACTTTTCGCCCGCCGTGGTTTCACCGCAATGTCGCCAGTGAATTCATGGGTCTCATTCATGGCGCGTATGACGCCAAAGCCGATGGCTTTTTGCCTGGCGGCGCCAGCCTGCACCCGAGCATGACTGGCCACGGACCGGATGCCGCCACGGTGGAGCGCGCATTGCAGGCCGATACGCACAAAGCAGATTATCTACAGAACACCATGGCGTTCATGTTTGAAAGCCGTTTGCCCATGCGCCCCAGCGTAGCGGCGCTGCAAAGCCCAGAACGCCAGCGCGATTACGCGGATTGCTGGTCCAGCATTGCCAAGCGTTTCAAACCACAAGCATGA
- the fahA gene encoding fumarylacetoacetase, with amino-acid sequence MYVLNETHDPAQRSWVASANDGATDFPIQNLPFAVFRRAATAEVLRIGVAIGDQVLDLSAALDLVLPAEEKNAPTALRSACQSTNLNALMALDHTAWSALRLVLSRALRVGSPVAQQLAAMLIPQLQVEFALPARIGDYTDFYTSIHHATNVGKLFRPDQPLMPNYKWVPIGYHGRASSIGVSGQRFARPTGQTLAPGAVAPDFGPAKRMDFELELGVFIGTGNGLGQRIALDEAESQAFGLCLLNDWSARDLQAWEYQPLGPFLAKNFASTISPWVITTQALVPYRQAWSRPVDDPQPLPYLDSPAHRAQGAYDIAMEALICTPAMRDAGSSPERLGLSNFGYAYWSVAQMIAHHTVNGCNLQPGDLLGTGTQSGPSSHEAGSLLEMTQGGKAPITLANGETRTFLQDGDEVILRAWCAKPGTVRIGFGECSGQILPALPLG; translated from the coding sequence ATGTACGTATTGAATGAAACCCATGATCCGGCACAGCGCAGTTGGGTTGCCAGCGCCAACGACGGCGCAACGGACTTTCCGATCCAGAATCTGCCGTTTGCGGTGTTCCGGCGTGCGGCGACGGCCGAAGTGCTGCGAATTGGTGTGGCGATTGGCGATCAAGTACTGGATTTATCCGCCGCGCTTGATCTGGTTTTACCTGCCGAAGAAAAAAACGCTCCAACGGCGTTACGTTCTGCCTGCCAATCGACCAATCTGAATGCGTTGATGGCGCTCGATCACACGGCGTGGTCTGCGTTGCGGCTGGTATTGTCGCGCGCACTGCGGGTTGGATCGCCCGTTGCGCAGCAACTTGCGGCAATGCTCATCCCACAACTTCAGGTTGAGTTCGCCCTGCCCGCGCGCATTGGCGATTACACCGACTTTTATACGTCGATTCATCACGCCACCAACGTCGGCAAGTTATTCCGGCCAGATCAGCCACTGATGCCCAATTACAAATGGGTGCCCATTGGCTATCACGGACGGGCATCATCGATTGGCGTTTCCGGGCAGCGCTTTGCCCGGCCAACGGGTCAGACGCTGGCGCCGGGCGCGGTCGCACCGGATTTCGGCCCGGCGAAGCGCATGGATTTTGAGCTGGAATTAGGCGTTTTTATTGGTACCGGTAACGGTTTGGGCCAACGCATTGCGCTAGATGAGGCCGAAAGTCAGGCATTTGGCCTGTGCCTGCTCAACGACTGGTCAGCGCGTGATCTGCAAGCGTGGGAATACCAGCCGTTGGGGCCGTTTCTGGCCAAGAACTTTGCCAGCACCATTTCGCCATGGGTTATCACCACCCAAGCGCTGGTGCCGTATCGCCAAGCCTGGTCGCGCCCGGTGGATGATCCGCAGCCGCTGCCTTATCTTGATTCGCCCGCTCACCGCGCTCAAGGTGCATATGATATCGCCATGGAAGCGTTGATTTGTACTCCTGCCATGCGTGATGCGGGCTCGTCACCCGAGCGGCTGGGCCTGAGCAACTTTGGCTATGCCTACTGGAGCGTGGCGCAGATGATTGCGCATCACACCGTTAATGGCTGCAATCTGCAGCCGGGCGATTTGCTGGGTACGGGCACGCAGTCCGGGCCATCATCACATGAGGCCGGATCGCTACTGGAAATGACCCAGGGCGGCAAAGCGCCAATTACTTTGGCCAATGGCGAAACGCGTACTTTTCTGCAAGACGGCGATGAAGTCATCCTGCGCGCCTGGTGCGCCAAACCCGGCACGGTTCGCATCGGCTTTGGTGAATGCAGCGGACAAATCCTGCCTGCGCTGCCTCTAGGCTGA
- the maiA gene encoding maleylacetoacetate isomerase has translation MSRATPQPLVLYSYFRSSAAYRVRIALNLKGLDYRTVPIHLVNNGGEQHSPGYLAVNPTGLVPALVADHVVLTQSLAIIEYLEETAPKPTLLPGTAMDRAKIRALALTIGCEIHPLNNLRVLQYLTGPLGLSEQARQEWYRHWVDAGLTAVEAMLADSSNDLFCHGETPTLADCFLIPQVFNALRFGGSLANLPRIRAIYEHCTELEAFRLAAPAAQPDAA, from the coding sequence ATGTCCCGAGCCACACCACAGCCCTTGGTGCTTTACAGCTACTTTCGCAGCTCGGCGGCGTATCGCGTGCGCATTGCGCTCAATTTGAAAGGGCTGGATTACCGCACAGTTCCGATCCACCTGGTCAATAACGGTGGTGAACAGCATTCCCCCGGATACCTGGCCGTAAATCCGACCGGACTGGTGCCGGCGCTGGTGGCCGACCATGTGGTGCTGACCCAGTCGCTGGCGATTATCGAATATCTGGAAGAAACCGCCCCCAAACCTACGCTACTGCCCGGCACTGCGATGGATAGAGCCAAAATCAGGGCGCTGGCACTGACTATCGGCTGTGAGATTCATCCACTCAACAATCTGCGCGTATTGCAGTATCTAACCGGGCCACTTGGGCTCAGCGAACAAGCGCGGCAGGAGTGGTATCGGCATTGGGTTGACGCGGGATTAACAGCCGTCGAAGCCATGTTGGCGGATTCATCCAATGACCTGTTTTGTCATGGCGAAACACCAACTCTGGCCGACTGCTTTTTGATCCCGCAAGTATTCAACGCCCTGCGTTTTGGTGGTTCACTGGCCAACCTGCCGCGCATTCGGGCCATTTACGAGCATTGCACAGAACTTGAAGCCTTCCGGCTGGCTGCGCCCGCAGCGCAGCCAGATGCGGCTTGA